In a single window of the Numenius arquata chromosome 22, bNumArq3.hap1.1, whole genome shotgun sequence genome:
- the IFT46 gene encoding intraflagellar transport protein 46 homolog isoform X1: MATAGPRRGGMAERRALETRLVENQPYDESLELPEAEEAGGTAGRPAGARSPRLGGAGRPRGSRRPGMPGAGGGAADRSSDEEGGGGSKEAAGPPPPAALSEDEDSDDSEEDDSSETDSEDDSEEHGAALEGDFNLVDFDYLPVSSEIKELFEYIKRYTPKTIDIEYKLQPFIPDFIPAVGDIDAFLKVPRPDGKPDNLGLLVLDEPSTKQSDPTVLSLWLTENSKQHNITQQIKVKSLENAEKNPKAIENWIESISELHRCKPPATVHYTRPMPDIETLMQEWSPEFEELLGKVGLPTAEMSCDLPEYIDMVCAILDIPVYKSRIQPLHLLFSLYSEFKNSQHFKPLAEGKKGRSPPSNPPSQVAEAEVLSFS, from the exons ATGGCgacggcggggccgcggcggggcggcatGGCGGAGCGGCGGGCGCTGgag ACCCGCCTCGTCGAGAACCAGCCCTACGACGAGAGCCTGGAGCTGCCGGAGGCCGAGGAGGCGGGCGGCACGGCGGGGAGGCCGGCCGGGGCCCGCTCGCCGCGGCTGGGGGGCGCGGGCCGCCCCCGGGGCTCCCGACGGCCGGGGatgcccggggcgggcggcggcgccgccgatCGCAGCAGCGAcgaggagggcggcggcggcagcaag GAGgcggccggcccgcccccccccgccgccctcagCGAGGACGAGGACTCGGACGACTCAGAGGAGGATGACTCCTCCGAAACAGACTCGGAGGACGACTCGGAGGAGCATGGGGCTGCGCTGGAGGG cGACTTCAATCTGGTGGATTTCGACTACCTGCCCGTGTCTTCTGAAATCAAAGAGCTCTTTGAATACATCAAGAG GTACACTCCCAAAACGATAGACATCGAGTACAAACTGCAGCCTTTTATTCCTGACTTTATTCCTGCTGTTGGGGACATTGACGCATTCCTAAAG GTGCCCCGGCCCGATGGGAAGCCCGATaacctggggctgctggtcctggACGAGCCCTCGACCAAGCAGTCGGATCCCACCGTGCTCTCCCTCTGGCTGACGGAGAACTCCAAGCAGCACAACATCACG CAGCAGATAAAAGTGAAGAGTTTGGAGAACGCTGAGAAGAACCCCAAAGCCATCGAGAACTGGATTGAAAGCATCAGTGAACTGCACCGCTGCAAGCCCCCGGCCACCGTCCATTACACCAG GCCGATGCCCGACATTGAGACCCTGATGCAGGAATGGTCACCGGAGTTCGAGGAGCTCTTGGGGAAG GTAGGGCTCCCCACAGCAGAGATGAGCTGTGACCTGCCTGAGTACATCGACATGGTCTGTG CCATTCTGGACATCCCCGTCTACAAGAGCCGGATCCAGCCCCTgcacctcctcttctccctctacTCCGAGTTCAAGAACTCGCAG CACTTCAAGCCCCTGGCTGAGGGGAAGAAGGGCCGGAGCCCGCCCTCCAATCCCCCCTCGCAGGTGGCAGAGGCGGAGGTGTTGAGCTTCTCTTGA
- the IFT46 gene encoding intraflagellar transport protein 46 homolog isoform X2 — MAERRALETRLVENQPYDESLELPEAEEAGGTAGRPAGARSPRLGGAGRPRGSRRPGMPGAGGGAADRSSDEEGGGGSKEEAAGPPPPAALSEDEDSDDSEEDDSSETDSEDDSEEHGAALEGDFNLVDFDYLPVSSEIKELFEYIKRYTPKTIDIEYKLQPFIPDFIPAVGDIDAFLKVPRPDGKPDNLGLLVLDEPSTKQSDPTVLSLWLTENSKQHNITQQIKVKSLENAEKNPKAIENWIESISELHRCKPPATVHYTRPMPDIETLMQEWSPEFEELLGKVGLPTAEMSCDLPEYIDMVCAILDIPVYKSRIQPLHLLFSLYSEFKNSQHFKPLAEGKKGRSPPSNPPSQVAEAEVLSFS; from the exons atGGCGGAGCGGCGGGCGCTGgag ACCCGCCTCGTCGAGAACCAGCCCTACGACGAGAGCCTGGAGCTGCCGGAGGCCGAGGAGGCGGGCGGCACGGCGGGGAGGCCGGCCGGGGCCCGCTCGCCGCGGCTGGGGGGCGCGGGCCGCCCCCGGGGCTCCCGACGGCCGGGGatgcccggggcgggcggcggcgccgccgatCGCAGCAGCGAcgaggagggcggcggcggcagcaag GAGGAGgcggccggcccgcccccccccgccgccctcagCGAGGACGAGGACTCGGACGACTCAGAGGAGGATGACTCCTCCGAAACAGACTCGGAGGACGACTCGGAGGAGCATGGGGCTGCGCTGGAGGG cGACTTCAATCTGGTGGATTTCGACTACCTGCCCGTGTCTTCTGAAATCAAAGAGCTCTTTGAATACATCAAGAG GTACACTCCCAAAACGATAGACATCGAGTACAAACTGCAGCCTTTTATTCCTGACTTTATTCCTGCTGTTGGGGACATTGACGCATTCCTAAAG GTGCCCCGGCCCGATGGGAAGCCCGATaacctggggctgctggtcctggACGAGCCCTCGACCAAGCAGTCGGATCCCACCGTGCTCTCCCTCTGGCTGACGGAGAACTCCAAGCAGCACAACATCACG CAGCAGATAAAAGTGAAGAGTTTGGAGAACGCTGAGAAGAACCCCAAAGCCATCGAGAACTGGATTGAAAGCATCAGTGAACTGCACCGCTGCAAGCCCCCGGCCACCGTCCATTACACCAG GCCGATGCCCGACATTGAGACCCTGATGCAGGAATGGTCACCGGAGTTCGAGGAGCTCTTGGGGAAG GTAGGGCTCCCCACAGCAGAGATGAGCTGTGACCTGCCTGAGTACATCGACATGGTCTGTG CCATTCTGGACATCCCCGTCTACAAGAGCCGGATCCAGCCCCTgcacctcctcttctccctctacTCCGAGTTCAAGAACTCGCAG CACTTCAAGCCCCTGGCTGAGGGGAAGAAGGGCCGGAGCCCGCCCTCCAATCCCCCCTCGCAGGTGGCAGAGGCGGAGGTGTTGAGCTTCTCTTGA
- the TMEM25 gene encoding LOW QUALITY PROTEIN: transmembrane protein 25 (The sequence of the model RefSeq protein was modified relative to this genomic sequence to represent the inferred CDS: substituted 1 base at 1 genomic stop codon), with translation MGHLGGQPGAALARLLLQLSCPVLCPANPAPVGAALIPPALSLPVHCPEKPGLPRADARYQQVEAAGLLLLLPVLVRVNPPASIAXVAQDRQVMANASEILLLGAARYPGLANFSISAANSVGVTTASLLPPGLLDTRVELPLLGVAVGAALALGTLLGLGSCLVCLMCRRGKPVPGGSPLILCPHCSGSQFPQRLPHQSQSLPPDLRLNDLVREDRAASKDAGARAWGEENPLPGPQNALVLSKLGFVQLPMSGRIYKVPSVSSDEIWL, from the exons ATGGGGCACCTTGGGGGCCAGCCGGGGGCTGCCCTTGcccggctgctgctgcagctcagctgcccGGTGCTCTGCCCG GCAAATCCTGCCCCCGTGGGCGCTGCCCTCATCCCCCCTGCCCTCTCACTGCCTGTTCACTGCCCAGAGAAGCCGGGGCTCCCGCGGGCAGATGCCCGTTACCAGCAGGTGGAGGCCGCAgggctcctcctgctgctccctgtgctgGTACGAGTCAACCCACCCGCCAGCATCGCCTGAGTGGCCCAGGACAGGCAAGTGATGGCCAATGCCTCTGAGATCCTCCTCCTGGGCGCTGCGCGCTACCCGGGGCTGGCCAACTTCTCCATCAGTGCCGCCAACAGCGTGGGCGTCACCacggcctccctcctgcccccag GTCTGCTGGACACCCGTGTGGAGCTGCCCCTGCTCGGCGTGGCTGTGGGAGCAGCGCTGGCCCTGGGCACCCTGCTGGGTCTGGGTTCCTGCCTGGTCTGTCTGATGTGTCGCCGTGGCAAACCAGTGCCGGGGGGCAGCCCCCTCATCCTGTGCCCCCATTGCAGTGGCTCCCAATTCCCGCAGCGTCTGCCCCACCAGAGCCAGTCCCTGCCCCCCGACCTGCGCCTCAACGACCTGGTGCGGGAGGACAGAG CTGCCTCCAAAGACGCAGgagccagagcctggggagaggAGAACCCCCTGCCAGGGCCACAGAATGCCTTGGTCCTCAGCAAGCTCG GTTTTGTCCAGCTCCCGATGTCCGGGCGCATCTACAAAGTGCCGAGTGTGAGCAGCGACGAGATCTGGCTGTGA
- the TTC36 gene encoding tetratricopeptide repeat protein 36, producing the protein MATANDRAVLQTIFNPSTPFGDIPGLDEEEEEDAQEEGDGFVPELLEQARDLELQGVSAAESGDVSTALERFGEAIRLLPQRASAYNNRAQALRLRGDVAGALRDLDTAIALSRGHGRAACQSFVQRGLIHRLQAREEEARQDFERAARLGSGFARQQLVLLNPYSALCNQMLCQMLGQLRNPGGE; encoded by the exons ATGGCCACAGCCAACGACAGGGCCGTCCTGCAGACCATCTTCAACCCCAGCACCCCCTTCGGGGACATCCCAGGGctggacgaggaggaggaggaggatgcccaGGAGGAAG GGGATGGCTTCGTGCCGGAGCTCCTGGAGCAGGCGCGGGACCTGGAGCTGCAGGGGGTCTCAGCTGCCGAGTCGGGGGACGTGAGCACAGCGCTGGAGCGCTTCGGGGAGGCCATTCGCCTGCTGCCCCAGCGCGCCTCGGCCTACAACAACCGCGCCCAGGCCTTGCGCCTGCGGGGGGACGTGGCAG gTGCCCTGCGGGACCTGGACACAGCCATCGCGCTGAGCCGGGGCCACGGCCGCGCTGCCTGCCAGAGCTTTGTGCAGCGGGGCCTGATCCACCGGCTGCAGGCACGGGAGGAGGAGGCGCGGCAGGACTTCGAGCGGGCAGCGCGGTTGGGCAGCGGCTTTGCCcggcagcagctggtgctgctcaaCCCTTACTCAGCCCTTTGCAACCAGATGCTCTGCCAGATGCTGGGGCAGCTGCGCAACCCCGGTGGCGAGTga